AGTATAGCCCCAGGATGGCACCCGCTAATAGACTCTGAGTCACAGGGTCAGTGGATGGGGTTAACACTGCCCCTAACACCGCACCCCCCAAAATTACATATCGCCAACCCGATAACATTTGCTTTGAGTTGACGATGCCCAATAGCCCTAGCAATACCTGAATCACAGGAATCTGAAACGCCAACCCCGTACTGAACAGCAGTAATAAGACAAACTCAAAATAGCGATCGATCGACCACAACTGCTCAACGACGTCTTCGCCATAGGTGATAAAAAAGTTAAGTGCGGCTGGAATCAGCGCAATATAGGCGAAGAACAACCCACCGACAAACAAAAAGCTTGACCCTAAGACAATCGGTCCAATCAGGCGGCGTTCGCGGCGAGTCAGACCAGGCAAAACAAACTGGATGATCTGGTAAAGCACAAAGGGGCTCGCCACCAGCAGCCCACTATAGCCCGCCACCTTAATTGAGACGAAGAAATATTCTCCGGGCGACAATTGCAAAAACTTGACCCCCTGTGCAGGTACCTCTAGCAATTGCACAATTTTGTTAACGAAGACAAAACAGCCTATGACACCTAGAACGACCGCAATCAATGCGTAAAA
Above is a genomic segment from Oscillatoria sp. FACHB-1407 containing:
- the tatC gene encoding twin-arginine translocase subunit TatC, with protein sequence MTAPSDLETTSTPQNGKSLIDAPVIDDAIEDDAIDDIEMSLFDHLEELRQRIFYALIAVVLGVIGCFVFVNKIVQLLEVPAQGVKFLQLSPGEYFFVSIKVAGYSGLLVASPFVLYQIIQFVLPGLTRRERRLIGPIVLGSSFLFVGGLFFAYIALIPAALNFFITYGEDVVEQLWSIDRYFEFVLLLLFSTGLAFQIPVIQVLLGLLGIVNSKQMLSGWRYVILGGAVLGAVLTPSTDPVTQSLLAGAILGLYFGGIGMTKLIGK